One region of Microbacterium rhizosphaerae genomic DNA includes:
- a CDS encoding carbohydrate ABC transporter permease, whose translation MTVTATETMITAGAASKKKIARPRRRLSPGRFLAWALLIAVLVLTLFPFYWMLRTSFSSDKALFTNPTSILPADFTIGPYLRVLGLATPAEAIAEGGSGANVNFLLYLRNSVIYATAVTLGQLLFCSFAAYAFARLRWPGRNAVFFVFLTALMIPGIFTILPNFLLIRDIGLLNTIIGMILPTLLMAPFSIFFLRQFFLGINKEIEEAAKIDGAGHLRIFFRIIVPMSTAPIVTLGILTYISTWNDYFWPLLVGGTEDSRVLTVALGVFKSQTPGGAPDWAGLMAATVIAALPVLILFFLFGRRVVDSIGFSGLK comes from the coding sequence ATGACTGTCACCGCAACCGAAACCATGATCACCGCGGGCGCCGCGTCGAAGAAGAAGATCGCCCGACCCCGGCGACGCCTCTCCCCCGGCCGCTTCCTCGCCTGGGCGCTGCTGATCGCCGTCCTCGTGCTGACCCTGTTCCCGTTCTACTGGATGCTGCGCACCTCGTTCTCGAGCGACAAGGCGCTGTTCACGAATCCCACGAGCATCCTGCCGGCCGACTTCACCATCGGCCCCTACCTGCGGGTGCTCGGCCTAGCCACCCCGGCCGAGGCGATCGCCGAGGGCGGGTCCGGGGCGAACGTGAACTTCCTGCTGTACCTGCGCAACTCCGTCATCTACGCGACCGCGGTCACGCTCGGCCAGCTGCTGTTCTGCTCCTTCGCCGCCTACGCGTTCGCCCGCCTGCGCTGGCCGGGACGCAACGCCGTGTTCTTCGTGTTCCTCACGGCGCTGATGATCCCCGGGATCTTCACGATCCTGCCCAACTTCCTCCTCATCAGGGACATTGGCCTGCTCAACACGATCATCGGCATGATCCTGCCCACCCTGCTGATGGCGCCGTTCTCGATCTTCTTCCTGCGCCAGTTCTTCCTCGGCATCAACAAGGAGATCGAGGAAGCGGCGAAGATCGACGGCGCAGGTCACCTGCGGATCTTCTTCCGCATCATCGTGCCGATGTCGACCGCACCGATCGTGACCCTCGGCATCCTCACCTACATCAGCACCTGGAACGACTACTTCTGGCCCCTGCTGGTGGGCGGCACCGAGGACAGCCGCGTCCTCACCGTCGCACTCGGCGTCTTCAAGTCGCAGACACCCGGTGGCGCACCCGACTGGGCGGGCCTTATGGCCGCCACCGTCATCGCCGCCCTCCCCGTCCTCATCCTCTTCTTCCTCTTCGGCCGACGAGTCGTCGACTCGATCGGATTCTCCGGGCTCAAGTAG
- a CDS encoding ABC transporter substrate-binding protein — MSRTTKITAVVAGIAAVGVALAGCSGASGSSDNAALTTKNASGTVSYWLWDNNQQPAYQACADAFHQANPKIDVKITQYSWGDYWTKLTTGFASGTAPDVFTDHISQYPQFVKDKQLVPLDSLVTDDKIDLTQYQPGLADLWVSKDGHRYGLPKDFDTTAYFYNKTMADAAGVTPAQLGSLTWNPNDGGTLEKVAAHLSVDQNGKRGDEPGFDPAHVKVYGLGLDGGSGGYVGQTQWAPYALSLGSWKYMNKDTWGTAFNFNDPKFQKMITWFSGMIKKGYMPSVAAVTNQDSVSLLAAGKYGMLLQGDWVTSSASGQMGAKLGLAPTPVGPSGKRASMFNGLGDSIWVGSKNKPAAAKWVEYLASPACQDIIASKAIVFPAIKEATDKAQAAFTAKGLDMSAFLVHIKDGTTALYPLSENAAKITTIMQPAMDSVFSFTSPASSLTDANTQVDALFAQ; from the coding sequence ATGTCTCGCACGACCAAGATCACGGCAGTCGTCGCCGGCATCGCCGCCGTGGGCGTCGCCCTCGCCGGATGCTCCGGCGCCAGCGGCTCCAGCGACAACGCCGCGCTGACGACGAAGAACGCCTCCGGCACGGTCTCGTACTGGCTCTGGGACAACAACCAGCAGCCGGCCTATCAGGCGTGCGCGGACGCGTTCCACCAGGCCAACCCCAAAATCGACGTCAAGATCACCCAGTACTCCTGGGGCGACTACTGGACCAAGCTGACCACCGGGTTCGCCTCCGGCACCGCGCCGGACGTCTTCACCGACCACATCTCGCAGTACCCCCAGTTCGTCAAGGACAAGCAGCTCGTGCCGCTCGACTCGCTCGTCACGGACGACAAGATCGACCTCACGCAGTACCAGCCGGGACTCGCGGACCTCTGGGTCAGCAAGGACGGGCACCGCTACGGCCTGCCCAAGGACTTCGACACGACCGCCTACTTCTATAACAAGACCATGGCGGATGCCGCGGGCGTCACGCCCGCCCAGCTCGGCTCGCTGACCTGGAACCCGAACGACGGCGGCACGCTCGAGAAGGTCGCGGCGCACCTCAGCGTGGACCAGAACGGCAAGCGCGGCGACGAGCCAGGCTTCGATCCGGCCCACGTGAAGGTCTACGGGCTCGGGCTCGACGGAGGATCCGGCGGCTACGTCGGCCAGACCCAGTGGGCGCCGTATGCCCTCAGCCTCGGGTCCTGGAAGTACATGAACAAGGACACGTGGGGTACGGCGTTCAACTTCAACGACCCCAAGTTCCAGAAGATGATCACCTGGTTCTCGGGCATGATCAAGAAGGGCTACATGCCCTCCGTCGCCGCCGTCACCAACCAGGACTCCGTCAGCCTCCTGGCCGCCGGCAAGTACGGGATGCTGCTGCAGGGCGACTGGGTCACCAGCTCGGCCAGCGGCCAGATGGGCGCCAAGCTCGGCCTCGCGCCGACCCCGGTCGGCCCATCGGGCAAGCGCGCCAGCATGTTCAACGGCCTCGGCGACTCGATCTGGGTCGGCTCGAAGAACAAGCCGGCCGCCGCGAAGTGGGTCGAGTACCTCGCCTCCCCCGCATGCCAGGACATCATCGCGTCCAAGGCGATCGTCTTCCCGGCCATCAAGGAGGCCACCGACAAGGCCCAGGCCGCCTTCACCGCGAAGGGGCTCGACATGTCCGCGTTCCTCGTGCACATCAAGGACGGCACCACCGCCCTCTACCCCCTGTCCGAGAACGCCGCCAAGATCACCACGATCATGCAGCCGGCCATGGACTCGGTGTTCTCCTTCACATCCCCGGCATCCTCCCTGACCGATGCCAACACCCAGGTCGACGCGCTCTTCGCGCAGTAG
- a CDS encoding amylosucrase, whose protein sequence is MARLNADTADDRDVALAAARQALGGDDRTFLDRFAQSFPILHELFAQLYGDRADGREALASVIAAAAASWRARPAALKVHDAEREAHPDWFQSERMLGGVCYVDRYGGTLAGIRAQIPYFRELGLTYLHLMPLFASPEGNNDGGYAVSSYRQVDPPLGTMEELADLASDLRDAGISLVVDFIFNHTSDEHEWARKAVAGEPGFEDFYLIFPDRSMPDRYEETVREIFPDDHPGAFVQLPDGRWIWATFYHFQWDLNYANPAVFQAMAGEMLFLANQGVEILRMDAVAFIWKRLGTACESLSEAHLLLRAFNAVLHMGAPSVLFKSEAIVHPDEVVAYISPEECRLSYNPLQMALTWEALATRDGRLLQQALERRHALPAGTAWVNYVRSHDDIGWTFADEDAAELGIEGYPHRRFLNDFYVGRIEGTFSRGVPFQENPKTGDARIAGTTASLAGIEAGDDGGEDRVILAHAIALSTGGIPLIYLGDEVAQLNDYTYRDDPARAGDSRWVHRPERPEAAYAARHDLSTSAGRVHERLTALIAARRRTRELAGNTLLPFEAHEPSVIGYQRPGDDDTVLVLANVGDHAVPVDAATLSGFSPEAVDVVTDRPIRLDDGLELPAHGFVWLRVKPA, encoded by the coding sequence ATGGCACGACTGAACGCGGACACCGCCGACGACCGCGACGTGGCGCTCGCCGCCGCCCGGCAGGCGCTGGGCGGAGACGACCGCACGTTCCTGGACCGCTTCGCGCAGTCGTTTCCGATACTGCACGAGCTCTTCGCACAGCTGTACGGCGACCGAGCGGACGGCCGCGAGGCGCTCGCATCCGTCATCGCGGCCGCGGCCGCATCGTGGCGCGCCCGACCCGCCGCGCTGAAGGTCCACGACGCCGAACGCGAGGCGCATCCGGACTGGTTCCAGTCCGAGCGCATGCTCGGCGGTGTCTGCTACGTCGACCGGTACGGCGGCACGCTCGCCGGCATCCGCGCGCAGATCCCGTACTTCCGCGAGCTGGGCCTGACGTACCTGCATCTGATGCCGCTGTTCGCGTCGCCCGAGGGCAACAACGACGGCGGGTACGCGGTGTCGAGCTACCGGCAGGTCGATCCGCCCCTGGGGACGATGGAGGAGCTCGCGGACCTGGCATCCGACCTGCGCGATGCCGGCATCTCGCTCGTCGTCGACTTCATCTTCAACCACACGAGCGACGAGCACGAATGGGCACGCAAGGCCGTCGCCGGCGAACCGGGGTTCGAGGACTTCTACCTCATCTTCCCCGACCGCTCGATGCCGGACCGGTACGAGGAGACGGTCCGCGAGATCTTCCCGGACGACCACCCGGGCGCGTTCGTGCAGCTGCCCGACGGCCGCTGGATCTGGGCGACGTTCTACCACTTCCAGTGGGATCTCAACTACGCGAATCCCGCGGTGTTCCAGGCCATGGCCGGCGAGATGCTGTTCCTCGCCAACCAGGGCGTCGAGATCCTCCGGATGGACGCCGTCGCCTTCATCTGGAAGCGCCTCGGCACCGCGTGCGAGTCCCTCTCCGAGGCGCACCTGCTGCTGCGCGCATTCAACGCGGTGCTGCACATGGGTGCACCGTCGGTGCTGTTCAAGTCCGAGGCCATCGTGCATCCCGACGAGGTCGTCGCCTACATCTCGCCGGAGGAGTGCCGCCTCTCGTACAACCCGCTGCAGATGGCGCTCACGTGGGAGGCGCTCGCCACTCGAGACGGCCGTCTGCTGCAGCAGGCGCTCGAGCGCCGGCACGCGCTCCCGGCCGGTACCGCCTGGGTGAACTACGTGCGCAGCCACGACGACATCGGATGGACGTTCGCCGACGAGGATGCCGCCGAGCTCGGCATCGAGGGCTACCCGCACCGGCGCTTCCTGAACGACTTCTACGTCGGCCGCATCGAGGGGACGTTCTCGCGCGGGGTTCCCTTCCAGGAGAACCCGAAGACCGGGGATGCGCGCATCGCGGGGACCACCGCATCCCTCGCCGGCATCGAAGCGGGCGACGACGGCGGCGAGGACCGCGTGATCCTCGCCCACGCGATCGCGCTGTCCACCGGCGGCATCCCGCTCATCTACCTCGGCGACGAGGTCGCGCAGCTCAACGACTACACCTACCGCGACGACCCGGCGCGCGCCGGCGACAGCCGCTGGGTGCATCGCCCCGAGCGTCCCGAGGCGGCGTACGCCGCCCGCCACGACCTGTCCACCTCCGCCGGTCGCGTGCACGAACGGCTCACCGCGCTCATCGCCGCCCGGCGGCGCACGCGCGAGCTCGCCGGCAACACGCTCCTCCCGTTCGAGGCGCACGAGCCGTCGGTGATCGGCTATCAGCGGCCCGGCGACGACGACACGGTGCTCGTGCTCGCCAACGTCGGCGACCACGCCGTCCCGGTCGACGCGGCGACGTTGTCCGGCTTCAGCCCCGAGGCGGTCGACGTCGTGACCGACCGCCCGATCCGGCTCGATGACGGTCTCGAGCTGCCGGCGCACGGGTTCGTGTGGCTGCGGGTGAAGCCCGCCTGA
- a CDS encoding Gfo/Idh/MocA family protein, with amino-acid sequence MTFTLGIVGAGQFSGQFAKLFDAHPLVGDVYVTDVLPERARTLVERQGLAGTYPSFEAMLASDLDAVAIFTQRWTHGPLVVQALRAGKHVYSAVPMAVTEDEIAAIIEAVAETGLTYMMGETSYYNPATIYARKRREEGSFGRIFYAEGDYVHDMDLGFYAAYQYSGGAAWKSTASYPPMLYPTHSVGGVLGAIGGRAVSVSCIGVRDDRGDGVFDREVSAFDNDFSNASALFELEGGGAMRINEFRRVGYPSHLRESRFRYFGTEGSFEQLVASAVWQDKQGFTDVSELIETRPTLDADDPSLAMVDPALRDAFVSGLAPVHDPSRLPAALRALPSGHEGSHQFLVDDFVVAVANGTLPPVNAWEAARYTLPGIVAHRSALLGGERLPIPDLGDAPRS; translated from the coding sequence ATGACTTTCACGCTCGGCATCGTCGGCGCCGGACAGTTCTCCGGCCAGTTCGCCAAACTCTTCGACGCGCACCCCCTGGTGGGTGACGTCTACGTCACGGATGTGCTTCCGGAACGGGCGCGCACGCTCGTCGAGCGCCAGGGGCTGGCCGGCACCTACCCGAGCTTCGAGGCCATGCTCGCGAGCGACCTGGATGCGGTCGCGATCTTCACGCAGCGCTGGACGCACGGTCCACTCGTCGTCCAGGCGCTGCGCGCCGGCAAGCACGTCTACTCGGCCGTCCCGATGGCCGTCACCGAGGACGAGATCGCCGCGATCATCGAGGCCGTGGCCGAGACCGGCCTCACCTACATGATGGGCGAGACGAGCTACTACAACCCCGCGACGATCTACGCGCGCAAGCGCCGCGAGGAGGGCTCGTTCGGTCGCATCTTCTACGCCGAGGGCGACTACGTCCACGACATGGACCTCGGCTTCTACGCGGCCTACCAGTACTCGGGAGGCGCGGCGTGGAAGAGCACGGCCAGCTACCCGCCCATGCTGTACCCGACCCACTCGGTGGGCGGCGTGCTGGGCGCGATCGGCGGCCGCGCGGTCAGCGTCAGCTGCATCGGCGTGCGCGACGACCGCGGCGACGGCGTCTTCGACCGCGAGGTCAGCGCCTTCGACAACGACTTCTCCAACGCCAGCGCGCTGTTCGAGCTGGAAGGGGGCGGCGCGATGCGCATCAACGAGTTCCGCCGGGTCGGGTACCCGTCGCACCTCCGTGAGAGCCGCTTCCGGTACTTCGGCACCGAGGGCAGCTTCGAACAGCTGGTCGCCTCAGCCGTGTGGCAGGACAAGCAGGGCTTCACGGATGTCTCCGAGCTCATCGAGACGCGTCCGACGCTGGATGCCGACGACCCGTCGCTCGCGATGGTCGACCCGGCGCTGCGGGATGCGTTCGTCTCCGGGCTGGCGCCCGTGCACGATCCGTCGCGACTTCCGGCGGCGCTGCGGGCCCTGCCGAGCGGACACGAGGGCAGCCACCAGTTCCTCGTGGACGACTTCGTCGTGGCGGTGGCCAACGGAACTCTGCCGCCGGTCAACGCGTGGGAGGCGGCTCGCTACACGCTCCCCGGCATCGTCGCCCACCGGTCGGCTCTGCTCGGCGGCGAGCGTCTGCCCATCCCCGACCTGGGGGACGCACCCCGTTCCTAG
- the manD gene encoding D-mannonate dehydratase ManD produces the protein MIIDKADVIVTSPDRNFVTLKLTTDDGLTGLGDATLNGRELAVVAYLRDHVVPLLIGADASRIEDTWQFLYRSAYWRRGPVTMAAIAAVDMALWDIKGKAAGMPVYQLLGGASRTGLLAYGHASGVDLPSLFDSVNEHLEKGFRAIRIQSGIPGLHAIYGIASQSSFAGGGEARYDHEPARRGARPVEEDWDTRAYLTHLPGVFEAVRNEFGPDIPLLHDGHHRMTPIQAARLGKALEPYDLFWLEDCTPAENQEALRLVRQHTTTPLAIGEVFNTVWDFKDLIRDQLIDYVRGAVTHMGGITALKKTLDYAAMYQIKSGMHGPTDISPVGMAAAMHLGLAIHNFGIQEYMQHGPKTDQVFEQSFTWRDGMLHPGDQPGLGVELNLDEAGKYPYERAYLPYNRLKDGTVHDW, from the coding sequence ATGATCATCGACAAGGCCGACGTCATCGTCACCAGCCCGGACCGCAACTTCGTCACCCTCAAGCTCACCACGGACGACGGCCTGACCGGCCTGGGCGACGCGACGCTGAACGGGCGCGAGCTCGCGGTGGTCGCCTACCTCAGGGACCATGTCGTGCCGCTGCTGATCGGCGCCGATGCGTCGAGGATCGAGGACACGTGGCAGTTCCTCTACCGCTCCGCCTACTGGCGCCGCGGACCCGTGACGATGGCCGCCATCGCGGCGGTCGACATGGCGCTGTGGGACATCAAGGGCAAGGCCGCGGGGATGCCGGTCTACCAGCTGCTGGGCGGCGCATCCCGCACCGGCCTCCTCGCGTACGGGCACGCCTCGGGCGTCGACCTGCCGTCGCTGTTCGACTCGGTGAACGAGCATCTGGAGAAGGGCTTCAGGGCCATCCGCATCCAGTCCGGCATCCCGGGACTGCATGCGATCTACGGCATCGCGTCGCAGTCGTCGTTCGCCGGCGGGGGAGAGGCGCGGTACGACCATGAGCCGGCCCGCCGCGGTGCCCGCCCCGTCGAGGAGGACTGGGACACGCGCGCGTACCTGACGCACCTGCCGGGTGTGTTCGAGGCCGTCCGCAACGAGTTCGGCCCCGACATCCCGCTGCTGCACGACGGGCACCACCGGATGACGCCGATCCAGGCCGCGCGGCTGGGCAAGGCGCTCGAGCCGTACGACCTGTTCTGGCTGGAGGACTGCACGCCCGCCGAGAACCAGGAGGCGCTGCGCCTGGTGCGTCAGCACACCACCACCCCGCTGGCGATCGGCGAGGTGTTCAACACGGTGTGGGACTTCAAGGACCTCATCCGGGACCAGCTGATCGATTACGTCCGCGGCGCGGTGACCCACATGGGCGGCATCACCGCGCTGAAGAAGACGCTCGACTACGCCGCGATGTACCAGATCAAATCCGGCATGCACGGCCCCACCGACATCTCCCCGGTGGGCATGGCCGCCGCGATGCATCTCGGGCTCGCGATCCACAACTTCGGCATCCAGGAGTACATGCAGCACGGGCCGAAGACCGACCAGGTCTTCGAGCAGTCCTTCACCTGGCGTGACGGGATGCTGCACCCCGGCGACCAGCCCGGCCTGGGCGTCGAGCTGAACCTGGACGAGGCCGGGAAGTACCCGTACGAGCGGGCCTACCTGCCCTACAACCGGCTCAAGGACGGCACCGTCCACGACTGGTGA
- a CDS encoding LacI family DNA-binding transcriptional regulator: MPRIPTSSKPAATRNDVARLAGVSTAVVSYVLNESKRVSPETTAKVREAVAMLGYRPNQAARALRLGSPEMVGIVIPDATNPFFADLTHEVELAAEERGLALLAANADGSPARERRLVEKFTTRRVDGILLSSTLAVPDVQALLPGDVPFVMLNQYDDIPGVKSVGVDLHEGARLGVAHLAGHGHRTVGLISGTTSGGNLDARESGWRAAIEEHRLTPGPIVRDTFTMKGGYAAGRWMIETDTMPSALFVSSDQMAIGLLLALHEADIRVPEDVAIVSFDGTKDGEYSWPPLTSVAQPVRAMAQAAVTALVDPTAEARGQLFAPTLVRRISCGCTVEGSRVHG, translated from the coding sequence GTGCCGCGCATCCCGACTTCGAGCAAGCCCGCCGCCACCCGCAACGACGTGGCGCGCCTGGCGGGTGTCAGCACCGCGGTCGTCAGCTATGTGCTGAACGAGTCCAAGCGTGTGTCGCCCGAGACGACGGCGAAGGTCCGTGAGGCCGTGGCCATGCTCGGCTACCGTCCCAATCAGGCGGCCCGGGCGCTGCGCCTCGGCTCGCCGGAGATGGTCGGCATCGTCATCCCGGACGCCACGAACCCCTTCTTCGCCGACCTCACCCACGAGGTCGAGCTCGCGGCCGAGGAGCGCGGTCTCGCCCTGCTCGCCGCGAACGCGGACGGCTCGCCCGCCCGGGAGCGCCGGCTGGTGGAGAAATTCACGACGCGGCGGGTGGACGGTATCCTCCTCAGCAGCACGCTCGCGGTGCCGGATGTCCAAGCGCTCCTGCCCGGCGACGTGCCGTTCGTGATGCTGAACCAGTACGACGACATTCCCGGCGTGAAGTCGGTGGGTGTCGACCTCCACGAGGGCGCCCGCCTCGGCGTCGCGCACCTCGCCGGCCACGGGCACCGCACGGTCGGGCTGATCTCCGGCACGACCTCGGGGGGCAACCTCGACGCCCGCGAGTCCGGCTGGCGCGCGGCGATCGAGGAGCACCGGCTCACGCCGGGCCCGATCGTGCGCGACACCTTCACGATGAAGGGCGGCTACGCCGCCGGCCGCTGGATGATCGAGACCGATACGATGCCGTCCGCGCTGTTCGTCAGCTCCGACCAGATGGCGATCGGCCTCCTGCTGGCTCTGCATGAGGCGGACATCCGCGTGCCGGAGGACGTGGCGATCGTGTCCTTCGACGGGACCAAGGACGGTGAGTACAGCTGGCCGCCGCTGACCTCCGTAGCACAGCCGGTCCGCGCCATGGCCCAGGCGGCGGTCACCGCTCTCGTCGACCCCACCGCGGAGGCGCGTGGCCAGCTCTTCGCGCCCACGCTCGTCCGCCGAATCTCGTGCGGCTGCACGGTCGAGGGCAGCCGCGTGCACGGGTGA
- a CDS encoding alpha-galactosidase, whose amino-acid sequence MSTLHLRSDSVSVLLSTGPAHAPQAEVLHWGPALADADADLSLLTPPISHSAFDVPVVAGLLPQASSGWLGRQALRGSRDGKDFSPALRLTEVEPTPDGRAARIVHADDVAGLAVTHRLHLHANGMLELSAELGNTGASPYQLDELGLVLPVPAGATELLDLSGRWCREQHPRRHRIEDGTWVRSGRHARTGHDSSLLIAVGTPGFANRRGRVWATHFGWSGDREQYLDALTDGRRMLAGAELLGSGEIVLEPGETYSTPVLYAAYSDAGVDGISAVFHEWFRERETHPARPRPVVLNTWEAVYFDHELEPLVALADRAAAVGVERFVLDDGWYRGRRDDHRALGDWFVDGERWPDGLGPLIDAVHARGMDFGLWVEPEMVSVDSDLARAHSDWISGPVDSVGAARLPLEFRHQHVLDLVNPEAWQYVYERMHALLEEYDIAYLKWDQNRDLTEAGHAGHPSVHAQTLALYRLIDALKAAHPTVEIESCASGGGRIDLGILARTDRVWPSDCNDALERQTIQRWTQAVLPPELVGTHIGPPRAHTTGRALDLSFRAITALFGHLGIEWDLREAGAAELETLARAVALYKEHRGLLHTGRRVNADLPDPNLLLHGVIAGDGSEGLFAAVALGSSVATMPGSVGLPGLDPQRRYRVEPIALDSSGPGESTDAGPRSSFMQIAAPAWMEEGAEASGSFLAEVGVALPILQPAHALLLHATAIDRPADA is encoded by the coding sequence ATGAGCACTCTGCACCTGCGCTCCGACTCCGTGAGCGTCCTCCTCAGCACGGGTCCCGCGCACGCCCCTCAGGCCGAGGTCCTCCACTGGGGGCCCGCCCTCGCCGACGCCGACGCCGACCTGAGCCTGCTCACGCCGCCGATCTCGCACTCCGCCTTCGACGTTCCGGTCGTCGCGGGGCTCCTGCCCCAGGCCTCTTCGGGGTGGCTGGGCCGGCAGGCGCTGCGCGGCAGCCGCGACGGGAAGGACTTCTCGCCCGCCCTGCGCCTGACGGAAGTGGAGCCGACCCCCGACGGGCGGGCGGCCCGCATCGTGCACGCCGACGATGTCGCCGGTCTCGCGGTGACGCACCGCCTCCACCTCCACGCGAACGGCATGCTGGAGCTCTCCGCCGAGCTGGGCAACACCGGCGCGAGCCCATACCAGCTCGACGAGCTGGGACTCGTGCTGCCCGTTCCCGCCGGCGCGACCGAGCTGCTCGACCTGTCCGGCCGGTGGTGCCGCGAGCAGCATCCGCGGCGTCACCGCATCGAGGACGGCACGTGGGTCCGCAGCGGGCGACACGCCCGCACCGGCCACGACTCGTCGTTGCTCATCGCGGTCGGCACGCCCGGCTTCGCCAACCGCCGCGGCCGCGTATGGGCGACCCACTTCGGCTGGTCGGGCGATCGCGAGCAGTACCTCGACGCCCTCACCGACGGGCGACGGATGCTCGCCGGAGCCGAGCTGCTCGGCTCCGGCGAGATCGTCCTCGAGCCCGGGGAGACCTACTCCACCCCCGTCTTGTACGCCGCCTACTCCGACGCCGGCGTCGACGGCATCAGCGCCGTCTTCCACGAGTGGTTCCGCGAGCGCGAGACGCACCCGGCCCGCCCCCGCCCGGTCGTGCTGAACACATGGGAGGCCGTCTACTTCGATCACGAGCTCGAGCCGCTCGTCGCGCTGGCCGATCGCGCCGCCGCTGTGGGCGTCGAGCGGTTCGTGCTCGACGACGGCTGGTATCGCGGCCGGCGGGACGACCACCGGGCGCTCGGCGACTGGTTCGTCGACGGCGAGCGCTGGCCGGACGGCCTCGGGCCGCTCATCGATGCGGTGCACGCACGCGGGATGGACTTCGGGCTCTGGGTCGAGCCCGAGATGGTGAGCGTCGACTCCGACCTCGCGCGGGCGCATTCCGACTGGATCAGCGGACCCGTGGATTCGGTGGGAGCCGCGCGTCTGCCCCTGGAGTTCCGCCATCAGCACGTGCTCGACCTCGTGAACCCGGAGGCCTGGCAGTACGTCTACGAGCGCATGCACGCCTTGCTCGAGGAGTACGACATCGCGTACCTGAAGTGGGATCAGAACCGCGACCTCACGGAGGCCGGGCACGCGGGCCACCCGTCCGTGCACGCCCAGACGCTGGCGCTCTACCGGCTCATCGATGCGCTGAAGGCCGCGCATCCCACGGTCGAGATCGAGTCCTGCGCCTCGGGCGGCGGTCGCATCGACCTCGGGATCCTCGCGCGCACGGACCGGGTCTGGCCGTCGGACTGCAACGACGCGCTGGAACGGCAGACGATCCAGAGGTGGACGCAGGCGGTGCTGCCGCCCGAGCTCGTCGGAACACACATCGGGCCGCCGCGAGCGCACACGACGGGGCGCGCGCTCGACCTCTCGTTCCGCGCCATCACGGCCCTGTTCGGGCACCTGGGCATCGAGTGGGACCTCCGTGAGGCAGGGGCGGCAGAGCTCGAGACCCTCGCCCGCGCCGTGGCGCTCTACAAGGAGCACCGGGGTCTGCTGCACACCGGCCGCCGGGTGAACGCCGACCTCCCCGACCCGAACCTGCTGCTGCACGGCGTCATCGCCGGTGACGGATCGGAGGGCCTGTTCGCCGCGGTGGCGCTCGGCTCGTCGGTCGCGACGATGCCGGGGTCCGTCGGACTCCCCGGCCTCGATCCGCAGCGACGCTATCGCGTGGAGCCCATCGCGCTCGACTCCTCCGGCCCGGGTGAGTCGACGGATGCCGGCCCCCGCAGCAGCTTCATGCAGATCGCGGCGCCAGCCTGGATGGAGGAGGGGGCCGAGGCATCCGGATCGTTCCTCGCAGAAGTCGGGGTCGCGTTGCCGATCCTCCAGCCCGCACATGCCCTGCTGCTCCACGCGACGGCCATCGACCGACCAGCGGACGCGTGA
- a CDS encoding carbohydrate ABC transporter permease has product MTTESYLATAEAVGEFETQKKRRAGRRRPKPEGYSRGETLIALAFIAPALIGFLVFYLYPTIRGVYLSLTSYDLLSDPQFIGLKNYLKMASDPLFWNALAVTVEYVLINIVVQTIVAVLLAVLMQRLTKSLTIRGSLLIPFLISNVIAAMVWFWLLDYQIGLVNEILSFLHIDKIAFFNDPTWAIPTIALVNVWKYMGYTALLVFAGLQTIPNYLYEAASIDGATEWKSFWRITLPLLRPVLALVLVTSVTGSFQIFDTVAVTTRGGPINATRVMQYYIYQQGFGNYEFGYASALSVVLMVILALIAFAQLRLLRADQSDLA; this is encoded by the coding sequence ATGACCACGGAGAGCTACCTCGCCACCGCCGAGGCCGTCGGCGAGTTCGAGACGCAGAAGAAGCGTCGGGCCGGTCGGCGCCGGCCGAAGCCGGAGGGCTACAGCCGCGGCGAGACCCTCATCGCACTGGCGTTCATCGCCCCCGCGCTGATCGGGTTCCTGGTCTTCTACCTGTACCCGACGATCCGCGGTGTCTACCTGAGCCTCACGTCCTACGACCTGCTCTCAGACCCTCAGTTCATCGGTCTGAAGAACTATCTCAAGATGGCCAGCGACCCGCTGTTCTGGAACGCGCTCGCGGTCACCGTCGAATACGTGCTGATCAACATCGTGGTGCAGACGATCGTCGCCGTCCTCCTCGCGGTGCTGATGCAGCGGCTGACCAAGTCGCTGACCATCCGCGGGTCGCTGCTGATCCCGTTCCTCATCTCGAACGTGATCGCGGCGATGGTGTGGTTCTGGCTGCTGGACTACCAGATCGGCCTCGTCAACGAGATCCTCTCGTTCCTCCACATCGACAAGATCGCGTTCTTCAACGACCCGACCTGGGCGATCCCGACGATCGCCCTGGTGAACGTCTGGAAGTACATGGGCTACACCGCGCTGCTGGTGTTCGCGGGCCTGCAGACGATCCCGAACTACCTGTACGAGGCCGCGTCGATCGACGGCGCCACCGAATGGAAGTCGTTCTGGCGCATCACCCTGCCGCTGCTGCGCCCCGTCCTCGCTCTGGTGCTCGTCACGTCCGTCACCGGTTCGTTCCAGATCTTCGACACCGTTGCCGTGACCACCCGCGGCGGCCCCATCAACGCCACCCGGGTCATGCAGTACTACATCTACCAGCAGGGATTCGGCAACTACGAGTTCGGCTACGCCAGCGCCCTGTCGGTCGTGCTCATGGTCATCCTCGCACTCATCGCGTTCGCCCAGCTGCGGCTTCTGCGCGCCGACCAGTCCGACCTCGCCTAA